From the genome of Gracilinanus agilis isolate LMUSP501 chromosome 2, AgileGrace, whole genome shotgun sequence, one region includes:
- the FUT7 gene encoding alpha-(1,3)-fucosyltransferase 7, with protein MSAYRLLFSHQAMVGMVLLIALWLLMSHFLLSSSRVWDTGIWSLSGALAPHSKLTVLIWHWPFNKFLPLDGDVCARYGVANCWLSTNRSLLRRASVVVFHHHELQNGAIRLPLAQRPLRQPWVWVNLESPSNTHGLSRYRNIFNWVMSYRRDSDIFVPYGELVPRDGPEVPVPTKNRTAAWVISNYRRTQRRVVLYRQLSKYLQVDVFGRANRKPLCANCLLPTLAPYQFYLAFENSQHRDYITEKLWRNSLSAGLVPVVLGPPRATYEAFLPADSFVHVDDFSSVRELATFLKSMNGSHYQRFFAWRKRLAVRLYSDWRERFCGICARYPHLPQDQVYSDLEAWFKS; from the coding sequence ATGTCTGCCTACAGACTGCTCTTCTCCCATCAAGCCATGGTTGGGATGGTACTGCTCATAGCTCTCTGGCTCCTGATGTCTCATTTCCTGTTGTCTTCAAGCAGGGTATGGGACACTGGTATATGGTCCCTGAGTGGAGCCCTAGCGCCCCACTCCAAACTCACGGTCCTTATCTGGCACTGGCCCTTTAACAAGTTCCTGCCATTGGATGGTGATGTCTGTGCTCGCTATGGTGTGGCCAACTGCTGGCTCAGCACTAACCGTAGCCTCCTCCGCCGGGCTAGCGTAGTCGTCTTCCACCATCATGAACTCCAGAATGGGGCCATCCGGCTGCCTTTGGCTCAGCGGCCCCTGAGGCAGCCCTGGGTATGGGTCAACCTCGAGTCTCCAAGCAATACTCATGGGCTTTCCCGTTACCGGAACATTTTCAACTGGGTCATGAGCTACCGGCGGGACTCTGACATCTTTGTGCCCTACGGAGAGCTGGTGCCCCGGGATGGACCTGAAGTCCCTGTGCCGACCAAGAACCGCACGGCTGCCTGGGTCATCAGTAACTACAGGCGGACGCAGAGGCGGGTGGTGCTATACAGACAGTTGTCTAAATATCTCCAGGTGGACGTCTTTGGCCGCGCTAACAGGAAGCCGCTCTGCGCCAACTGTCTCTTGCCCACCCTTGCCCCCTACCAATTCTACCTGGCCTTCGAGAACTCCCAGCACCGGGATTACATCACCGAGAAGCTGTGGAGAAACTCTCTGAGTGCAGGGCTTGTGCCCGTGGTGCTGGGCCCTCCCCGGGCCACCTATGAAGCCTTTTTGCCCGCCGATTCCTTCGTGCATGTTGATGACTTCAGCTCAGTCCGGGAACTGGCCACCTTCCTGAAGAGCATGAATGGCAGCCATTATCAGCGCTTCTTTGCATGGCGTAAGAGGCTGGCTGTGCGGCTCTACAGTGACTGGAGGGAGCGCTTCTGTGGCATCTGTGCCCGCTATCCCCATCTGCCCCAGGACCAGGTCTACAGTGACTTAGAAGCCTGGTTTAAATCATAA